The Candidatus Hydrogenisulfobacillus filiaventi sequence AGGCGCCCGTGATAGGTGCCGGCCAGACGGAGGAGCCGCTGGAGCTCGACGACGTCCTCCCCGATATCGCCCGGGTCCACCGGACGGCGGATGGGAGCATAGGGGGTCAGGCCCACAATGTCCACCGGCGTGCCCAGCTTGACCAGCGCGAACACCTGCTCCACATCGTGGTTGTACATGCGCACGCAACCGTGGGAAGCGACGGTCCCCACCGACCAGGGCTTGTTAGTGCCATGGATCCCGTAAATGCCCCACGGGGCTGAAAACCGCATCCAGCGCGTGCCGAACCCATCGCCCCAGATGGCCTTCTGCGTAATCACGAACTCGCCCCGTGGGGTCGGCGTTTCGGGCTTGCCGACCGCGACAGGGTAGCTGTGGAAGAGGCGCCGGCCGACATACAGGTACAGCCGGTGCTCGGGGACGTTGATCACAATCCGGGTGGCGTATCCTTCCCCCTGGGCCCCCGCCCGCCGAATCGGCCAGGCGCTGGCCAGGAGGAAGGCCGCCCAGGCGGCGGCGGCTGCGGCCGCCAGGCGGACCAGCGGCTGTGCGGGCTTCACGGCGTCACCTCCACCGCGGCGCGAAGGGCTAGCGCCAGCCACATGGCCGCCATAACCTTGGCCGTAGGAAAGTCGAGCAGGCTTAGGGCGGTGCCGGCACCGAAGTGGAGGGTAAACCACCCCGCGGGGGCCCCGGCCACCCCCAGCGCCGGCAGCCCGTGCACCAGCAGACGCCACCAGTCCAGGCGCCAGCGGGCGCCGCGGCGCCCGGCCGCAGCCAGACGGGCGCCCTCCATGACAGCCAACGCCAATAGCGGCCATAGCGCCAATTCGAGGACCATCCAGGCCGGGCGTTCATCCAGCGGCAGGTCGCGGAAGCCGGCGGTGACCGCCATGAGGCCGATCAGCATCGCCAGCGCGGACACGACCGTGGCCAGGCGTTGCATCGTCAATGGACGTCCCTCCCCCGGCACCCTATGCAGCCGGGCGCGGGGAGAGACCAGTCCTTAATGTTCCTCGCGGAACATTTGCGCGGGCTGCCCGTAGCCGGCCAACGCCTCCAAGACCGCAGCCCGCTCGCGGCCCCCCAGCACCGCCGGCCGCCCGGCCGCCTTGGCCAGCAGGTAAATCCGGGCCGCCCACTCCACGTCCCGCGCCAGCCGGAAGGCTGCAGCCAGGTCGGACCCGACGGTGACCAGCCCATGATTGGCCATCAACGCGGCCCGCCCGCCCGCCGCCACCAGGGTGTCCGCCACCACCGCCGCCAGCTCCGCCGACCCGAACGTCCGGTATGGGGCGACCGGAACCAGGGGCCCGGCCTCGGCAATCTGATAATGAATCAGCGGCAACGGTTCGCGGGCGACCGCGAGGGCGGTGGCGAAGGGGGAATGGACATGCACGATGCCCCCGATCCCCTCCAGACGCTGGTACAGCGCCTGATGAAGCCGCCACTCCGACGAGGGCCGCCAGGGCCCGGGCCCGGGCTCCCCGGCTAACGGCACCCGGACCAGCTGCTCCCGGGCCACCCGCTCGAACCCCACCCCGGAGGGGGAGATCCAGAAACCCGCCCCCTCCCGAAGGCTCAGATTCCCCGAGGCCGCGTGCCCCATCCCGCTCCCGGCGATGGCCCGCGCCACCCGAACCACCTGCTCCCGCGCGTCGATGGCGCTCCCTCCTATGCAAAAGGTCCCGCCGGGGGGCGGGACCTCAATCCTTTGGAGCGGAAGACGGGATTCGAACCCGCGACTTTCGGCTTGGGAAGCCGACGTTCTACCAACTGAACTACTTCCGCGCCGCACTGCCGATGATATCACCCCTGCCCGGCCGCCGCAAGGGGCTTAAAACAACGGCACCCGTTCAATGGTGTGGGCCCGGTCGCGGCCCACCGAGACCACGCGGACCGGCACCCCGGTCAACGCCTCAATCCGCTCCAGGTACTCCCGGGCCTCGGGAGGCAGATCCTCATACCGCCGGGCTCCCCCGATGCCCGTCCGCCAACCGGGCACCATCTCCACCACTGGCTCACACTCCTCCAGAACCCCCAGGCTCTCCGGGAAATCGGTGACCAGTTGACCCCGGTACCGGTAGGCGGTGACGATCCCGATGCGCTCCAGGTCATCCAGCACATCCAGCCGGGTCACGATCAGGCCGGTCATCCCGTTTACCCGCACCGCATGCCGCAGAACGACGGTATCCAGCCATCCGATGCGTCGCGGCCGGTTGGTGGTGGTGCCGTACTCGGCACCCACCTGCCGGATGTGCTCCCCGATGGCATCCTCCAGTTCGCTGGGGAACGGGCCGTCCCCGACCCGGGTGGTATAGGCCTTCACCACCCCGTAAACCTGGGAAATCCGGGTCGGACCCACCCCGGCGCCGATACAGGCCCCTCCGGCCACCGGGTGCGAGGAGGTCACATAGGGATAGGTGCCGTGGTCGATGTCCAGCATCGTTCCCTGCGCCCCTTCGAAAAGGACGCGCTTGTTCTCGTCCAGGGCCCGGTTGATCACCACCGAGGTGTTGGTCACATAGGGCTTCAACCGTTGGCCGTAGTCCAGGAACTCCTGGTACAACTGATCGAAATCCCAGCCGGGTGCCTCGTAGGCCCGGAACAGCCGGTTTTTTTCCTCGAGAGCCTCCCGCAGCCGTGCCGCGAAGTCAGCCGGATTCAACAGGTCCGCCACCCGCAAGCCGGTCCGGGCCGCCTTATCCATATAGGCCGGCCCGATCCCCCGCCCGGTGGTGCCGAGCTTGGCCGCCCCGCGCGCCCCTTCCTGCAGACGGTCCAGCTGCTTGTGATACGGCATCACCACATGCGCCTGGGCCGAGATGCGCAGCCGGTCCGTGCGCACGCCCCGCTGCTGCAGATAGTCCAGCTCCTCCAAGAGGATGACCGGGTCCACCACCACCCCGTTGGCGATCACACACCAGGTTTCCGGGTAGAGAATCCCGGATGGGATGAGATGCAGCTTGTACTCCTGATCGCCGACAACGACAGTATGCCCGGCATTGCTCCCGCCCTGGTGGCGCACCACCATGTCCGCCTGCCGGCTGATATAATCGACAATTTTGCCCTTACCCTCGTCGCCCCATTGCGCCCCGACCAACACCACTGCCGGCATACCGTGCCTTCCCTTCCTCGCCTAGCCGGGAGCCAGACCCGTCACGCTGACAAAGCGGCCGGTCTCCTTCTGGAAGAGCAGCTGGACGGTACCCGTGGGCCCGTTCCGCTGCTTGGCCACAATGAACTCGGTCAGGTCCGGCCGCTCGGCCTCCTTGTTGTAGTAGTCCTCCCGGTAGAGGAAGGCCACTACGTCAGCATCCTGTTCGATGGCTCCCGACTCGCGCAGGTCGGAGAGCATGGGCCGCTTGTCGTTGCGGCTTTCTACGGCCCGCGACAACTGGGACAGGGCGATCACCGGGATCTGCAGTTCCCGGGCCACCGCCTTTAAGGACCGGGAAATGTCCGAGATCTCCTGTTGGCGGTTTTCCGCCCGCCGGCCCTGCAGCAGCTGTAGATAATCCACCATAATGAGCCCGATGTCGTACTGCGCCTTTAGATGCCGCGCCTTGGCCCGCAGCTCCAGCACCATGAGGCCTGGACTGTCGTCGATATAAATCGGCGCCGACCCCAGCCGCCCGAGGGCCAGGGACAGCCGCTGCCACATCTCGGCGTCCAGCTCCCCGGTGCGCAGCCGGTGCCCCTCCACCTCGGCCTCGGCCGACAACAGCCGCAACGCCAGCTGTTCCCGGGACATCTCCAGGCTGAAGATGACCACGGGAACATTTTCATGGACGGCCAGGTGGCGCGCAACGTTCAGCATAAACTGGGTCTTGCCCATGGACGGGCGGGCGGCCACCACGATGAGTTCGGACCGCTGCAACCCGGCCGTCATGCGGTCCAAATCCGGAAAGCCGGTGGGGAGTCCGACCAGGCGGCCCTTGTTTTCGTAGACCGCCTCCAGCCGGGTGAAGGTGTCCACCAGCACGTCGTGCAACGGGACCACCTCCTGCTGCCCGCGCCGCGCCAACTGAAAGAGGCTTTGCTGCGCCTTATCCAACAACTCCTGCGGGCTCTCTTCAGCCGCGTAGGCCTGGGTGACCAGCCCGGTGGCGGTGGCGATGAGCTTCCGGAGGGTGGCATTGTCCCGCACCAGCCGCGCGTAATACTCCACATGGGCAGCGGTGGGCACCATGCCGGCGACCTCCATCAGATAGGCCAGACCCCCGATGGACTCCAGCTTCCCCCGCCGGCGCAGTTCCTCGCCCACCACCACCACGTCGATCGGCTTGGTCTGATTGAAGAGGTCCACCGCCACCTCAAAAATCAGCCGGTGTGCCTCCTGGTAGAAGTCGTCCGCCTCAACGAATTCCAGCGCCCGGCCTACCGCATCCGGGTCGATAAGGATCGACCCGATCACCGCCAGTTCCGCATCCGGGCTGTGCGGGGGTACCCGGTTCAGTCCCACGCTCATGCCGGGATCACCCCCGCAGCACCGCCAGGACGTCCTCAACCGTCGCCACCGGCCGTACCCGCGGCCGCCCGGTGCCCGGCGGTACATCCCCCGCGTTTTCCGCCGGCACCAGCACCTCCTGGACGCCCTGCATGCGCGCCCCTAGCACCTTTTCCGGCACCCCGCCCACCGGCCGGACCGCGCCCGACAGGGCGATCTCACCGGTGACCGCCACGTCCTGCCGCAACGGAATCCCGGTCAGGGCCGAATAGATGGCCAGAAAGATGGCCAGCCCCGCCGAGGGTCCATCAATATTGGCACCCCCGACGACATTGACATGCACGTCGTACTGGCGCAGGTCCTGCCCGGTCAGCCGCCGCAGCACCGCCGCCGCATTAAACACCGAATCCCGGGCCATGGATCCGGCTGTCTCGTTGAAACGCACCTGGCCGCGCCCCGCCTCCCGGGCCGGAAACACCGCCGCCTCAATCTCGAGCACAATCCCTTGGTATCCGCCCACGGCTAGACCCAGCACCCGGCCCACCGCGGGCTGGGGCCGTACCAGCGGCACCTGCACGCGTTCCAGCCGGGCATGGCCGACGACCTCCTGTACCACCTCCGGACCCAGCCGTTCCGGGGCCTCGCCCCGGTCCAGGAGGGCGGCCGCATAGCTGTCCACCACGAGGGTGGCGGCCCGCCGGCCCTCCAGGGTGTAATCCGCGATGGCCCGGGCCGCCTCCGGGGCCAGGACCACCCCCAACCGGGCTGCGGTATCGACGGCAATTTGGGCCACCGCCTCCGGGGTAAGGGGGTCAAAGAACACCTCCGCACACCGCGAACGTAACGCCGGGCTGATCTCCTCCGGACTGCGCGTGGTGGCCCCAACCAGGATGAAGTCCGCGGGGGCACCCTCCTCGAACAACCGGCGGACGTAGCGGGGCACGTTCGGGTCGTCCGGATCGTAATACGGCGAATCGAACCGGACCCGTTTGTCCTCCAGCACCTTTAGGAGCTTGTTCTGGAGCAGCAGGTCCATCTCCCCGATTTCGTCGATAAACAGGATCCCCCCGTGGGCCTCGGTGACCAGTCCCAGCTTCGGCTCCGGGATGCCGCTGTCGGCAAGATCGCGCCGGGCGCCCTGGTAGATGGGGTCGTGGACCGACCCCAGCAAGGGATTGGTTACCTCCCGCGGATCCCAGCGCAGGGTGGCGCCGTCCGCCTCCACGAACGGCGCATCCGCCGCGAACGCGCTAAAGGGCAACCGACGGACCTGCTCAAACACCAGCCGCGCGACCGTCGTCTTGCCAACCCCTGGAGGCCCGTACAGGATCACATGCTGCGGAAAGGGACTCCCCAGTTTGGCTTGCAGCTGGCGGATGGCTGCCTGCTGACCCCGGACCTCCTCCAGCCGCTGGGGCCGGACCCGGGCCATGGCGGACGCCTTGAGGCCCCGGCGGCTGAGGGCCTCCAGATGCTCCCATTTCTTCTGGGTCTCCGCGGTTTCCGGCCCGCCTTCCTCTTTGAGCACCTGAATCCGGATATCGCGCAGGTACTCCTCGTGGCGCTCCTGCATCTTCTCACTGACCCGCTTTTCGATCTCATCCTCCAAGGTCCGCCGGGCCAGCTGTTCCGCCAGGTGTTCCTCCAGTTCGCGCAGCACCCGGGGGAAATCCTTCACCGCCGGGGGCTCCGTGAGGGAGGGATCCTCGTAGACCAGCTTCTGCAAGGCCAGCAACCGCCGGGCCGGATCCTCGGAACGGAGGTCCTTGATGGCCTGCAGCTTGCCGGCACGCAGGATGAGCCGCTCCGGGCCGAAGATCTGAACCAGCAGTTCATGCAGGGCCGCGATCCGCCGCTCCAGGGTCCGCGTCGAGCGCCGCCCGCTGCTGCCGCGCGGGCCCTGCACCGATTCCTCCGCCATCGCGTCCTCCTTTACCGCCGGGTCACTCCTCCGGCAGAACCCGCACCGCCAGCCGGGCCTCAATGCCGCCGTAAAGATGCACGCGGGCTTCATACTGGCCCAGCAAGTGCACCGGATCCAGGTTGATCTGGCGCCGATCGATGGTGTAGCCCCGTTCCTTCAGCACCGCCGCCACATCCTGACTGGTCACCGCCCCGAACAGCCGTCCGCTTTCGCCGGCGCGGGCCCGGATGATGACCGTCTGCCCATTCAGGGCCTCCGCCAGCGCTGCTGCGGCCTGCCGCTCCTGGGCCGCCTTTGCCGCCTGCCGCCGCCGTTCCGCCTCGGCTTCCGCCTCCGCCTGCCGGGTGGCCGGCTTGGCCAGGCCCCGCGGGATCAGATAATTGCGGGCAAACCCGTCCTTGACCTCGATGACTTGCCCCTTGGAGCCCTGGCCTCTGACATCCGTCAGCAGGATAACCCGCATGGCCTCGCCTCCACGTTCCGCTTTCCTTTAGCCTACCGGAAAGCCTGCCGGCCCGCCAGGCACGACGAAGAAGCACGAGGATACCCCCGTGCTTCCGCCGCCGGGTCCTGGATCACCCTATTCGATGGTAAAGGGCAGCAGGGCCATGATGCGCGCCCGCTTGATGGCGGTGGTCAACTGCCGCTGATGATGCGCGCAGTTGCCGGAGATCCGCCGGGGCAGGATCTTGCCCCGTTCGGTGATGAACCGCCGCAGCCGCGCCGCCTCCTTGTAGTCCACGTGTTCGATCTTTTCTACACAGAAGGTGCAGACCTTCCGCTTGGCCCGGCGTCCCCGTTCGCGCCGCATTCCGTACCCCCTTTCGGTTCGCGGGCTCCCTAAAACGGCAGGTCATCCGGCAGGGTGACGTCGTCCTCGCCGCCCCCGGCGGCAGCCGGCGGCGCCCCTTCCCGGACCGGCCGGTCCAGGAAGCGTACATCATCACAGACTACCTCGGCCACCTTGCGCCGCTGACCGTCCTGGGTTTCATAGCTGCGGATCTGCAACCGGCCCTCCACCGCGGCCAGCCGGCCCTTCGTCAGATGGTTGGCGACATTCTCGCCCAGTTTCCGCCACGCCAGGCAATCGATGAAATCCGTTTCCCGCTGACCCTGACTGTTAGAGAACGGGCGATCGACGGCGAGGGTAAACGACGCTACCGGCACCCCCTGGGGGGTGTAGCGTAATTCGGGATCCCGCGTCAGCCGCCCGATCAGAATCACCCGGTTTAACATCGCGCTCCCTCACCGCCTTGGGGCGGGCTATTCCCCCGCCCGCACCACCATCGACCGCAGGATGACCTCCTGAATACCCATCAGCCGGGTCAGCTCGTTGGCCACCTTGCCGTCCCCGTTAAAGGTGGTGACCACGTAGTAGCCGTCGTTGTATCCGTTGATGGGGTAGGCCAGGCGGCGCTTGCCCCACTTGTCAATCTGGTCCACCGTGCCGCCGGCCTGTCCGATCAGCCCCTGTACCCGTTCGATCGCCTGCGCGAGTTCCTCCTCGCCCAGGTCGGGCTTCAGGATATACATGGCCTCATAGGCAGCCAAATTGTCACCTCCTCCATGGACACCCACCGGGGTGGCCTCACCCGGACCGGATGAGGCAGCGGAGTGTCAAGCTGTCCTTAAACGCACGAATTATAGCAGATGCCCCGGGCCGGCGCCAAACCTATTCCGGAGGGTTTTCGCCCGGGGGCCACGCCTTACGCACGGCCCGTTCGAACTTCTTACGGGGGATCATAATCCGGTGCCCGCAGCCCAGGCATTTGAGCCCGAAGTCAATGCCGGTGCGGGTAATCTCCCACCGGTGCGACCCGCAGGGGTGCGGCTTGCGCAGCTCCACGATCTGCCCGATTTCATACCGTTGCGGTGCCAGCATCCCTCTATCCCCCCGCCAGTTCCAGCCCCGCTGCCGCTGCTGCCCGTACAACCGCCTCCCGGAAGGCCGCTGCCGCCCGCGCACCTTCCGGCCCCGCGGACGGAAGCCGCACGCCCCAGACCTGTTGCGTGCCGGTCAGGTCCACCACCCCTAGCACTTCCGGCGCCTCGCCCAAGGCGGCGCCTGCTTCCTGCAACAGGATCCGCACCTTTTCCGGCGGCAGTGCGACCGGGAAGGCCAGCCGGATCTCCCGAGCCACCGGCGCCCGGCGGGACAGATTGGTCACCTGCAAAATCAGGCGGTTGGGGAGATACACCCGCTCCCCCTCACCGCCCCGCAGGATGGTAGCCCGCAAGCCGAGCTCCTCGACAGTGCCCGCCGTTCCCCCCGGCAGGACGATGTGATCCCCGACCGCAAACGGGTCCTCGTACATCAGAATGAGACCCGATACCACATCCTGCACCAGGCCCTGGGCCCCGAAGCTGACCGCCAGGCCCACCACCCCGGCCCCGGCCAGCAGGGACCCGGTGTGAAACCCGAACAGGTCCAGGGCCATGACCACGGCCACAAAGCCCAGCACGTAACGGACAGCCGAGACCAGCAACCGGTAGAGGGTGCGCTTGCGGGACCAGCTGAGGTCGTTCTCCCCGGCCCGCCGCCGCTCCACGTGCTCCAGCGCCCGACGGGCCACCACCCCGCCCCACCAGGCCAGGACGACAATCAGGATGACGCCGGCCAGGTGGGCGGCCAGCTGACGCTCGGCCGCGGGGTTCAGCAACGGCAGGCGCAAAGCGGTCACAGAGCCCAAACCCCCGGCAGATGGGCCACCCGCCCAAACCAGCGCACGAGGTCGCTAGCGAGGGGAGCCTGACGGATGGTATGGGCTACGACCGTGCCGTGCACCAGCGGCGCGGTCAACACCAGCGTCAGCAGCAGCCCGGCCAGCAGGCCGTGTTCCAGCAGCCCGGCCACCCCGCCGCCCAGACTGTTCAAGGTGCCGGTCAGCCGGGCCTGGTGCAGTACCCGGGTGAGGACCAGACCCACCGCCCGTCCCGCCGCTTCGGCGAAGCCCACCAGCAGCAGGAACACCAGCACCCAGGTCAAGCCCCGGGCCCAGGTCAGGGCTTGTCCCGCCAACGGGCTACCGGCAGGCAGATTCGGGGGCAGCAGGGCCAGGACCCAGTGCCGCACCGGAATCACCGTCAATAGACCCCGGGTTACCGTGCCCCCCCAGCGGGCAGCCACCACCACCCCGGCCAGGTATCCGGCCAGGCTCAGCACCTGCAGCACGAACCCCCGCCGCAAGCCCCCAATCATTCCCCAAAGGATATAGGCGGCAACCGCCAGGTCCAGCCAGCGCGGCGTGGACACCGGGTTCCCCCCCTTTCCGATCCTCACCCTACACCGCCGGCCAAAGATTCACGAGATACACCGCGGCCAGGGCCAGCAACGCCGGGTCTACCGCCCCTCCCCCGGCAGCCACGGCCAGCCGGGTGCCCGCCCAGCCGGCCAGGGCCAGTATCCCGAGCAGGCCGGTGTCCCGGGCCATCTGCCCCAGGCTCCGCCGCCAAAGCCGGGCGAGGCCCAGCCCGGTCTGGGCCACCGCGCCCGCCAACAGGGTCCCGAGACCCAACGCAGCCCAGCCCGGGAGGGCAGCCCACCAGCCCCGTAACCCTATCAGCACCGCCACCGGCCCCAGCCACTGCAGCAACCGCCCGACGGGAACCTGCCAACGGCCCGGCCTGCCCCAACGCCCCTTCATGAGTTGACCCCGCGCACCGCCTGCCGTCCGCTCCCCGCTGCTAACGTCCCCCACCGCCATTTCCTGGTCCGTTCCCTGGCCGGGGGGAGGCGGGCCCTCCCCCCGGCCGGCCCGCGGCCGTGACCCGGCCTCCCTTGGTCAGATTACCCAAAACCTCCCGGCAGCCAGGAACAGGCCGCCGGGGTGCCGTCAACCCCCCCGCAGTATAACGCCGGTTACCCAGGGGAACGTTGCCGGAACCCGGTCGCTCACAAAGAGGGGATCTGCCGCGGATGCCGGATCAGCGGCAACAGGAAGAGAACCGCTAACACACTCATTATAGGATAGAGGGTGACCAGCAGTTCCCGGAACCCCCAGCCGGCCAGCCCGACCGCCAGCAGCAGGCTCCACGCCGCCCGGCGGCCGAAACGGCTGACGAGCGCAAACCCTTCGCCTACACCGGTGGTGAACAGGGCCACCCAAAGGCCGAGTGCGTAAGCGCGGCCCCAGCCGGGACCAATGCGGCGGGCTGCCTCCACCATCGGCAGCTGGCCCGGTTGGGGCAAGGTGGCTACCACCGCCCAGACCGCGAGGGCCAGTGCCCCAAGGCCCAACGCCCCCAGCCCGGCCGCCGCCAGCCGTTCCGGTCGCGCCCGCAGTTGGGGGCCCAACGCGATCAGCACCACCAGGCCCATGAGACCGTTATAGGCCGCGTACAAACCGGCTGAGTGCCACCAGCCCCCGGCCGCCCCCGGCGCCGGCACCCCATGCGGCCGGTGCAGGCCGGCCACCGCCAGCATCAATGCCATCAACAAGGGGGTCAGAAGGTTGTTGACCCGGAGCACGCGCCCGGCACCCCCCAGCACTGTGGCCACCGTCAACAGCATGGTAAGGCCCGCTCCCCATACCCGGGGCCAGCCCGTCAAATCGCCCAGCGTCCAGCCCGCCCCTACCGCCACCAGCGCCATCTGTCCGGCCAGAAAGGCCAACCAGGCACCTTCCAGCACCGGCACCCAACGCGGGGGGTAAAAGCCGGCCAGGAACCGGTCCAGGCGGCCCTGGCTGGCCTGCCCGTGTTCGAGGGCCCGGACCCCGACTACCCAGAAACTGAGAACCACCAGCAGCAGGCCCCACCGGCCGGCCGGCCCGTGGCGCCCGAAGAACTGCCAGATTTCCTGACCACTGGCGAATCCGGCTCCCGCCACCGCGCCGATAAACATCAGGCCGATGGTGGCCACCCGCTTGCCGCGTCCGCCCACGCCCCTCACCCTTCCGGTCCGTGGCCCGGACCGATACATCCCTATGTCACTTGGGGTAAAATGAGGCTGGAGCCGCTCGCAGGCACCCGCCTGCACATCGCCGGATCATTCCGGAGAGGGCAAAGGGAGGAGGGCCCCCCTTGGCCGACAGTCTGCCGCTCTCGCGGGGGGCCGCAATGCCCGCCGAACAACGGGTGCACATGAACGATCCCGATGCGGCCGCCACCTTGGCCGGCCTGCTGCGGCGGTTGTGGGCGGCGTTGCGGCCGCCTACGCTCATCTTATGTATCGGAACCGACCGGTCCACCGGGGATGCGCTGGGGCCGTTGGTGGGGAGTCGTCTGATGCGGGCCCATCTGCCCGGCATCCGCATCGCCGGTACCCTGGACCATCCGGTTCATGCCGCCAACCTGCCGGGCGCCTTGCGCGAGCTGCGGCTCACCGAAGCGACAGTGCTGGCGGTCGATGCCTGTCTGGGCCGTCTGGAAACCATCGGCACCATTTCCCTGGGGCGGGGGGCGATCCGGCCGGGCGCCGGCGTCAACAAGTCACTGCCGGCGGTAGGGGATTACCACATTACCGCCACCGTCAACGTAGGCGGATTTATGGAATACTTCGTGCTGCAGAATACCCGTCTGGCCGTGGTCATGAAGATGGCGGACATCATCGCTGATGCCCTCATCGAAAGCCTCTCCGGTTAGGGTGACGCCTGGCGCCGGTCCCGCATCGCCAGGTCGATGGCCGCCCGCTCCTCCTCACTGAGCGCATAGCGGCTCTGCGCTCCTTCCACCGGCTTCGCGTAAACCCGCACCTCGTCCCGACCCCAGAGGCCGGTCAGGACCAGCCCGTCACCGCCGGCATTCAGGAGCGCCACCGCAAACGACAGGTCCGCCCCGGTGTCCGCAAAGGGGTTGAAGCGTACCATCCCGACCCGCGACAACGCCAGCGCCTGGCGGTTCTCCAGGGTCCCCATCCGGTGCTCCAGGTCCTGGAGCTGCTGCTGCAGCACCCCCAGGGCTTCCGCCACCCCGTCCCCGGCCGGCACCACCGCCCGGGGCGCCCGCCGCCTCCGCCGTCCCGCCGCCGCTGCCACCAGCAACGCCCATACCGCCAGGATGACCGCCAGCAGGGCCAGCACGGCAGCCCCCGCCTCCACCACCACAGCCTGCGCCGCCAACCAGTGCAACGCCTGCGTCAATCCGTCCGCCTCCATGCAATGGATTACCAGGCCCCCGACGCGACCGCGGCCAGCAACCCCGCCACCACCAGGGCCGGCAGCAGGTCCCCCACCGCCAGCCGGGACCGGCCGCTCACCAGGTTCACCCCCACGGCCGCGACCAGGATACCGCCCACCACGGTCACCTCGGTCACCACCGGCCCGTGCACGTGCCCGGCCACCAGCCCGGCTGCCAGCGACAACGCCCCTTCATAGACCAGGGTGACGGGGGCCGCCAGAATCACGCTCCAGCCCGCCGCCGCTGTCAACAGGAAGGCGGTAATCCCGTCCAGAACCGCCTTGGTCTCCAAAATCACGGGGGCCTGGTCGAGCCCGGCCTGCACCGAGCCGACGATAGCCATGGCGCCCACGTTAAACACCAGGCTGGCGGTGATGAAACCCTGGCCGAAACCGCCGCCGGCCCGCAATTCCGCCCACCGGCCCAGGCGGTCGAGGGCCGCCTCAATGCCGGCCGCGGAACCCAACCAGCTGCCCAGCACCAGAGACACGAGGGCCAGCACCGGGTCGGGTAGCGGCCAGGCCATCTTGAGCCCGATGACCACCACCGTCAGCCCGATAATCCGCAGCGCCTGTTCCCGGAACCCGGCCTGCAACCGCGTGCCCCACAGCATCCCCGCCAGCCAGCCGGCGGCAATGCCGGCGGTATTAATCAAGGCTCCGGCCAGGATCATGGTAAGGTGCCTTCCCCGGCTGCACCGGTTTCCATTTTTTGGTTCCTCACAGGATGTTCCCTGGGGAACAATTAAACCACAAACCCGTCCTCTCCGGGGGTGCCGGGCTCCAGAAGACTCAGGATGCGCTCCAGTTCCTCCAAGGTCCGGTAGGGGATCTCGATGCGGCCTTTCTGGGCGTTCCCGCGCAAGGCTACCCGGGTCCCGAACCGCCGCCGCAGCTCGGATTCAATCTGCTTCAGGTGGGCATCC is a genomic window containing:
- a CDS encoding conserved protein of unknown function (Evidence 4 : Unknown function but conserved in other organisms), coding for MKPAQPLVRLAAAAAAAWAAFLLASAWPIRRAGAQGEGYATRIVINVPEHRLYLYVGRRLFHSYPVAVGKPETPTPRGEFVITQKAIWGDGFGTRWMRFSAPWGIYGIHGTNKPWSVGTVASHGCVRMYNHDVEQVFALVKLGTPVDIVGLTPYAPIRRPVDPGDIGEDVVELQRLLRLAGTYHGRLTGVFRNGTAEAVRAFQARAGLPVTGVADARTVEALQQATGQAGRRPGYLPARTGVAPRPGGLRRAEGPGASGETLEAARPDSYNG
- a CDS encoding conserved membrane protein of unknown function (Evidence 4 : Unknown function but conserved in other organisms), which gives rise to MTMQRLATVVSALAMLIGLMAVTAGFRDLPLDERPAWMVLELALWPLLALAVMEGARLAAAGRRGARWRLDWWRLLVHGLPALGVAGAPAGWFTLHFGAGTALSLLDFPTAKVMAAMWLALALRAAVEVTP
- a CDS encoding Class II aldolase family protein yields the protein MARAIAGSGMGHAASGNLSLREGAGFWISPSGVGFERVAREQLVRVPLAGEPGPGPWRPSSEWRLHQALYQRLEGIGGIVHVHSPFATALAVAREPLPLIHYQIAEAGPLVPVAPYRTFGSAELAAVVADTLVAAGGRAALMANHGLVTVGSDLAAAFRLARDVEWAARIYLLAKAAGRPAVLGGRERAAVLEALAGYGQPAQMFREEH
- the purA gene encoding adenylosuccinate synthetase (Evidence 2a : Function from experimental evidences in other organisms; PubMedId : 1312531, 10368157, 16163456, 21424839; Product type e : enzyme), whose amino-acid sequence is MPAVVLVGAQWGDEGKGKIVDYISRQADMVVRHQGGSNAGHTVVVGDQEYKLHLIPSGILYPETWCVIANGVVVDPVILLEELDYLQQRGVRTDRLRISAQAHVVMPYHKQLDRLQEGARGAAKLGTTGRGIGPAYMDKAARTGLRVADLLNPADFAARLREALEEKNRLFRAYEAPGWDFDQLYQEFLDYGQRLKPYVTNTSVVINRALDENKRVLFEGAQGTMLDIDHGTYPYVTSSHPVAGGACIGAGVGPTRISQVYGVVKAYTTRVGDGPFPSELEDAIGEHIRQVGAEYGTTTNRPRRIGWLDTVVLRHAVRVNGMTGLIVTRLDVLDDLERIGIVTAYRYRGQLVTDFPESLGVLEECEPVVEMVPGWRTGIGGARRYEDLPPEAREYLERIEALTGVPVRVVSVGRDRAHTIERVPLF
- the dnaC gene encoding replicative DNA helicase (Evidence 2a : Function from experimental evidences in other organisms; PubMedId : 7711902, 10844689, 12682299, 12718886, 16002087, 19744498, 23563155, 25713353; Product type e : enzyme), whose product is MSVGLNRVPPHSPDAELAVIGSILIDPDAVGRALEFVEADDFYQEAHRLIFEVAVDLFNQTKPIDVVVVGEELRRRGKLESIGGLAYLMEVAGMVPTAAHVEYYARLVRDNATLRKLIATATGLVTQAYAAEESPQELLDKAQQSLFQLARRGQQEVVPLHDVLVDTFTRLEAVYENKGRLVGLPTGFPDLDRMTAGLQRSELIVVAARPSMGKTQFMLNVARHLAVHENVPVVIFSLEMSREQLALRLLSAEAEVEGHRLRTGELDAEMWQRLSLALGRLGSAPIYIDDSPGLMVLELRAKARHLKAQYDIGLIMVDYLQLLQGRRAENRQQEISDISRSLKAVARELQIPVIALSQLSRAVESRNDKRPMLSDLRESGAIEQDADVVAFLYREDYYNKEAERPDLTEFIVAKQRNGPTGTVQLLFQKETGRFVSVTGLAPG